The DNA window GTAAGTTCCAATATATTCCTAACATTGGAACTTACCGGCGGTGGTTGTTATTCCAGCTCATTTCCGGTGGCGGAAAGCAGTCTCAGCTGGGCCATATTGTATTTCGCGGCAGTGGCCAGATAGAGCGATTCCGCATCCGCCAATGCCCGGATGGATTGAAGCGCTTCAAGGGGGAGTCCCTGATTTTCAAAAATGCGCTCGCTGTTGAGTTCGTAGGATTTGCGGGCCCGGTCAACGGCGCGCTTTGCCAGATCGATCTGCCGGGCGGCACTTTTGAATGCGGTGTGCGCCACACGCACTTCCGCGGCAATATCGGCTGCGGCCTGTTCCTGTTGCGCTTTGGCTTTGGTCATTTCCGCCTGATGATGTTTCATCCGGTTGCGGTTGCGCAGGCCGAGGCTGTCGAATTCCCAGTACAGCATGCCGTAAAGATCGCTGCGGCCGTCGTCATAATCATTACCGGTTCCGGTGCCGCCGCCGAAATTACCGTAACTGTATCCCACCTCCAGTTTCGGGAAAAAGATGCCGTATTTTTCCTGTTTGAGCCGGGCCTGTTCTGCAGCGGCTTCGGCGCGGTACTGTCCGATTTCCGGGCGGACTTCCAAGGCCTGGATGACCAGATCCTCAAGTTCGGTATCGGAATCAACCAGCAGAAGCGGGGTGATCAGGTGATGGGCCGGAATCAGCGCGACCTCCGGCTCCAGCCGCAACAGCCGGGCCAGGTGGTATGAGGCGATGTGTTTGCGTTCTTCCACCATTTCAGCTTTCTGCTGTTGAATGAGCGATTCCACTTCAGCCCGTTCCGCATCGGCCTGAAGCCCCTGACCGCTTGCCGCGAAATCAGCGGTCTGTTTGGCCAGAGCTTCAGCGTGACCTGCCGCTTCCCGGGTCACCTCAA is part of the Pontiella agarivorans genome and encodes:
- a CDS encoding TolC family protein; its protein translation is MKKILLSIAAGLTAASYGETLTIDLPAALKLADERNTELAVQVQNVTQAELEKSAAWYQWVPTLRIGAGYAYQDGALQETSGSVIDAERNSRYLGMGSMTAPGLAFNLDFSEAVFAPLAAKQQLRAQQFSEESIRLQVMLDVAAAYYELVRATHEVEVTREAAGHAEALAKQTADFAASGQGLQADAERAEVESLIQQQKAEMVEERKHIASYHLARLLRLEPEVALIPAHHLITPLLLVDSDTELEDLVIQALEVRPEIGQYRAEAAAEQARLKQEKYGIFFPKLEVGYSYGNFGGGTGTGNDYDDGRSDLYGMLYWEFDSLGLRNRNRMKHHQAEMTKAKAQQEQAAADIAAEVRVAHTAFKSAARQIDLAKRAVDRARKSYELNSERIFENQGLPLEALQSIRALADAESLYLATAAKYNMAQLRLLSATGNELE